In the genome of Chrysiogenia bacterium, the window GATTTCGGCGATCGAGCGTGGAGACGCTGAGGCAGCCCGGGAAGCGACGCAAAAGCACCAGGATGCGGCAAAACGATATCTTGAAAAAACCGTTCCGGATCGTCTGAAGGAACCCGTTGCCTGGATGGGCCCGGATCAATAGGACAAATCGTGGTTGACGGCTTCCCGGTAACTATGATACTAGTTAGTGGTCGCTCGCCACAGGGCTCCGGGAATCCGGGCTTGTCGAGGGTGGGGCGCGAATCCGAATCATCGCGGCAGTTCGTGCCGCGCGCGAGGAGCCTTCTCAGATGGAAAAATACGACGGTCCAATCTTTGATGCCGACAACCACTACTACGAAGCCCACGATGCATTCACGCGTCATGTGCCCAAGAGCATTCAGCCGCGCTGCGTTCAGTGGGTTGAGCTGGAGAATGGCCGGAAATACCACGTCGTTGCCGGCAAGATCAGCTTCGCAGTGGGAAATCCGACCTTCAATCCGATTTCCAAGCCCGGCGCGCTGCGCGAGTACTATCATGGCAATCCCCGCGGCAAGAAGTTCGGGGAGCTCATTCGTGAGTCGCTCGAGCCCATGCCGCCCGAGTACATGGACCGCGACAAGCGCATCGAGCGTTTGAAAGAGCAGGGGCTTGAAGCCGCCTGGCTCTTTCCCACTGCCGGCATCCTCTATGAGGAGGCTCTCTCCAAGGATACGGACGCCCTGTGCGCGACGTGTGAGGGGTTCAACCGCTGGCTCGACGACGATTGGGGCCTGGCCTACAAGGGGAAGCTCTTTAACGCGCCCTATATCTCTCTCGCAGATGTCGACTGGGCATGCCGGGAACTCGAATGGGCACTCAAGCAGGGAGCACGCGTAATCGTGATGCGACCGCACTCGGTTCGCACGCGTCTCCACGGATCGCGCTCACCAGGTGACGAAATGTTTGATCCCTTCTGGGCACGGGTAAACGAGGCCGGTATTACCGTCGTGGCACACGTGGGCAGCAGTGGTTACACCGCCAACGGCTACGCACGCTCCTCGATGAAGGATGCCTTGGGCGGCGGTGGCAAACCGACCGTGGCGAGCCTCAATCCCGAGCGTGCAATCTATGACTGGCTCCTCACACTTGCGTTCGACAAGATGTTCGAGCGCTTCCCGAATCTGCGGATCTGTTCGGTCGAGAACGGATCGGCCTTTCTGCGCGATCTCTTCGTCAAGCTCGGACATTCCAGAGATCGGATGCCCTATTACTACAAAGAAGACCCGTGCGAACTCTTCCGTGAGCACGTCTGGATCAATCCCTTCTGGGAGGACGACATCGCCGATATCGCGTCGATCATTGGCGCCGACCGCGTGATCTTTGGGTCCGACTGGCCTCACATGGAGGGCTTGGAGAAGCCGCTCGACATCTTCGAGGAGATCGAGGGAATCTCGCTCGAGGACCAGAAGAAGATTCTCTACAGCAACACGGCCGAGCTCAACGAGTTGCGGCCTGCCTGAGCGGGGATGGTCAGTTGAGCTACGAAGACATCCGCTACGAAGTCAGTGACGGGCGCGCCAGCATCACGCTGGCGCGCCCGAAAACCCACAACGCGATCACAACGAAGATGCTTGAAGAGCTAGAGGACGCGCTGTGGGAGGCCGATGACAATGTCGACGTTCACTGTGTGATTCTCAAAGGGGAGGGTGCCTCGTTCTGTTCGGGGTACGACGTGGGAAGACTGCCCGCAAGAGGTCGCAAGGGGGCCACGAACTACCGAACCGGTCGCAGTCACGATGACGACACCTGGCTCATCGAGCGCAACAACCGCCAGATCCGCGCGCTCTGGGAGATGCACAAACCGTCCATTGCGCAGGTCCATGGCGCCTGTCTGGCCGGCGGAACCGATCTCGC includes:
- a CDS encoding amidohydrolase, translated to MEKYDGPIFDADNHYYEAHDAFTRHVPKSIQPRCVQWVELENGRKYHVVAGKISFAVGNPTFNPISKPGALREYYHGNPRGKKFGELIRESLEPMPPEYMDRDKRIERLKEQGLEAAWLFPTAGILYEEALSKDTDALCATCEGFNRWLDDDWGLAYKGKLFNAPYISLADVDWACRELEWALKQGARVIVMRPHSVRTRLHGSRSPGDEMFDPFWARVNEAGITVVAHVGSSGYTANGYARSSMKDALGGGGKPTVASLNPERAIYDWLLTLAFDKMFERFPNLRICSVENGSAFLRDLFVKLGHSRDRMPYYYKEDPCELFREHVWINPFWEDDIADIASIIGADRVIFGSDWPHMEGLEKPLDIFEEIEGISLEDQKKILYSNTAELNELRPA